The DNA sequence CTCATTTCGGTTTCGGCGAAGTCGCCGGCATCGTCGCCGCGGCCGCCGGGCTGGCCTGCGGGGCCGGGGTCGCCTTCGGGGCCGGCGTGGCCGCGGGGGCCGTGACCGGAGCCGGCTCGGCCACCGTCTTCAGGATCGAGGACTTGCTCTTGTTGCGGGCGATGCTCGCCAGCGAGATCGAGGTGAGCAGGAAGACCACCGCCACGCCCGTCGTCAGCTTGCTCAAGAAAGTCGCGGCGCCGCGGGAACCGAAGACCGTCTGCGAGGAACCGCCGAAGGCAGCCCCCATGTCGGCGCCCTTGCCGGCCTGCAGCAGGATCACGATGACCAAAAAGACGCAGACCACGTAGTGAACGGCTAAAATCACGTTTTCCATCAACTCATCCTCTCTTCAAACTTGACGATCTTCGCGAAGGACTCGGCGTCCAAGGAGGCCCCTCCCACTAAAAGTCCGTCGACATGGGTTTCTTTCATCAGGGCCGGCGCGTTCTCCGGCTTGACCGAGCCCCCGTACAGCAACCGGATCCGGTTGGCCGTCGGGGCGTCGTAATACTTCATGAGCCAGTTGCGCAAGAAATGATGCACTTCGCCGGCCTGCTGGGGGGTGGCGTTCTTGCCGGTGCCGATCGCCCAAACCGGCTCGTAGGCGACGGTCAGGCGCTCGAAGTCATGCATCGCCACGTCGCTGAAGGCCGCCTTCATCTGTCCCTCGATCACCTCGAGGGTGGCGCCCTTCTCGCGCTGGGCCAAATTCTCGCCGACGCAGACGATGGGCACCAGGTCGGCCTTGAGGGCGGCCTGGAGCTTCTGGCTGACCATCTTGTCGGTCTCGCCGAAGAGGTTGCGCCGCTCGGAGTGGCCCAGGATCACAAACTCGCAGCCGACGTCCTTGAGGAAGTTCCCCGAGACCTCGCCGGTGAAGGCGCCCTCCTCCTCCCAATACATGTTTTGCGCCGCCAGCGACATGTTGGTGTCGGACAAGGCGACGGAGACGGAGTACAGCGCGGTGAAGGGCGGCGCCACCGCGACGTCGATGTGCGGCGAATCGACCAGCAAATTCTTCAGGGCGGTGACCAGCTTGATCGACTCGGCGATCGTGTTGTTCATCTTCCAATTGCCGACGACGAGGGGCCGGCGCAGGTCGGGTATCATGGCGCCCCCTCCGTCTCGAGGGCCTTGAGCCCCGGCAGGGTCTTGCCCTCGAGGAACTCCAGCGTCGCACCGCCGCCCGTGGAGAGATGGCCGATCTTGTCGCCCACGCCGGCGACCTTGACCGCGGCCAAAGAGTCGCCGCCGCCCACCACGGTCATGCCCGCGGACTTGGCGAGGGTGCGGGCGATCTCGACCGTGCCCCGCTCGAAGGGCGGGGTCTCGAAGGCGCCGACCGGGCCGTTCCACAGCACCGTCTTGGCGGCTAAAATTTGCGCCTCGTAGGCCTCGAGGGTCTTGGGGCCGACGTCCAGGCCCATCCAGCCGGCGGGGATGGCCTCGCCGGAGGGAGTCTTGAACTCCGCACCCGCCTTCAGCTCACGGGCGATGACGTGGTCGAGGGGCAGCTCGAGGCGGATGTCCTTGGTCTTGGCCCGCTCGAGCAGCTTGGCGGCCTGGTGCAGCTTGCCGTCCTCGACCAGCGAGGCGCCGACCTCGACGCCCTTCGCCTTGAGGAAGGTATAGGCCATGGCCCCGCCGATCAGCAGGCCGTCG is a window from the Deltaproteobacteria bacterium PRO3 genome containing:
- a CDS encoding triose-phosphate isomerase, coding for MIPDLRRPLVVGNWKMNNTIAESIKLVTALKNLLVDSPHIDVAVAPPFTALYSVSVALSDTNMSLAAQNMYWEEEGAFTGEVSGNFLKDVGCEFVILGHSERRNLFGETDKMVSQKLQAALKADLVPIVCVGENLAQREKGATLEVIEGQMKAAFSDVAMHDFERLTVAYEPVWAIGTGKNATPQQAGEVHHFLRNWLMKYYDAPTANRIRLLYGGSVKPENAPALMKETHVDGLLVGGASLDAESFAKIVKFEERMS
- the secG gene encoding preprotein translocase subunit SecG — encoded protein: MENVILAVHYVVCVFLVIVILLQAGKGADMGAAFGGSSQTVFGSRGAATFLSKLTTGVAVVFLLTSISLASIARNKSKSSILKTVAEPAPVTAPAATPAPKATPAPQASPAAAATMPATSPKPK